The genomic DNA tcttcttttcttcttcatttagATGAGTATTCTTATCAGGGTGATAGAGAattactatttttttataattctttttaatttcttcaaGAGAAGCATCTGTATCGACatttaaaattttgtaaTAGCACAGGCACTTCTCAATATCttccattatatataaacatatatatgtatatatatatatatatatatgtgtttatctttttatttacaagatgtagttaatatatataatatccatAATATCATAAACaactattaaatatataaaatatgtaaatgataatataaatatatatatatatttttaaaacatctgttatttattttatctcttAAATCCATGATGTCGcaacataaaaaatgatgtTAAAAGAGGAGCAATTAAAAGGTATTTAttccaaaaatatatatatatatatatatatatatatatatatatatgaattcaTTCAATTGATTCGAAgtttaaagaaataaattaaatatatatatatacatatatataatataatatatattaataggaacaaaaaaaaaaaaaaaatatacaaaaaaatttgaacataaaattttttaatttgtttatatttaaaatatttttgaataaacaaatatatatttataaaattaaaaaaaaaaaaaaaaaaaaaaaaaaaaaaaaaaaaatatatatatatatatatatatatatatatatataacaacatatatatatatataatatataatatatatttacatatatctattttttctttGAAAGAATTTTTTAACATGCTGTACCAAAAAAAGAATACTACATTTATtgtaatatttcatttttgttttttagaACATGATGAATTATAGATggataattattttgttccataaaattaatagatatgaaatcataaaattttttttgaaatgaatataaggatttgtttttttgtaatGAGAATTCTGgttgatttaaaaaaaaaagacgcACTCTAACTTCAGCAAGTAGATAACTAAGAACAGATCCTGcatataatgatgaaaaatgATAAGGAAAGCTAGTTGAgtgtaaattataattaaatgaatgtatattatatggaaattcattttttatcatatcataaaaattatataataaatctttATCATggtcaatattattattattattgttgttgtttttaaaaaaagtatatggatttatattatgtatattataatcaataattgattgtatatatatatgtgataatcttaatttatcaaatttaaaagaattaaaaatatttttatttattttggaattatcatttctttcatttgataaattatatataatattataattattagttAGATATTCATTCATATGTGAAAAAAATTCAGCATAATCTAAaggaatattatttaaattatataatctatatttatttgataataataataaatgatagGCATGGCCAAATTCATGAAATAAACTAACAATTTCAGATATactaaataatttttcttctataGGAATAGTACGCATAAAATTACAATTTATTACAACATGACCATTACATATTACATAAGTATTAGACaaactatttatattacttatTCTAAAATAatctttaaaattaatatctatatatggtattatatatatataacctaAAAAAGAatctaataaattattactttttttgcCTTTTACATCaattctatatattatagtatCTTTTTTCCACTTTCTTTctaattctttattatttattctagtataataaaaattatatatctctgataatattcttataaaattatcTAATACATATCTCTGtggaaaatatttattaatttcatatTCATCAATTCTGTTCTTCATCAagttgtaataataataccaGTCATATAAACAAATCTTCTTTTTCTCGCATCCATAAAATGAATTATCACAACGACCATCACCTTTTTCTTCACAATCAAAAGTaggattattataaatattgtggtaataataataataattattattattatttttattattattattacttttatttatatatttattcctaTTGtcagataaaaatatatctccTTTTTCCTTTCCAT from Plasmodium sp. gorilla clade G2 genome assembly, chromosome: 10 includes the following:
- a CDS encoding DnaJ protein, putative codes for the protein MKRREYLTNKCIFLCCNKLRNIFLWSKEKIRIYENIIKKVENDRIISYPIDKNYIDFFYISYKLNNLINTTKKNLKLNDDILDTKKLVEKCLNLYYLLLSNIKLKRAHFLKKRIIEYSEYNIRSLIDKKVIKMIDQKMLPYNIRIKKEESVENLFRQINEDCSIYLKKINKVKMRHLFIPVNKINMSDEWKNKYKYFLNKNMLKIPVSKHNYEFLLSAINDSEIRKEVLFLLNDPYKHLNLEKDIINILKKRYDLSNMLGYENWIHYCMDEYTSEKNNYKDIKEFFDIIKKKINIDYNMINGDIELYMNKMNGNYNNDDIKKKKKKKAQNGKEKGDIFLSDNRNKYINKSNNNNKNNNNNYYYYYHNIYNNPTFDCEEKGDGRCDNSFYGCEKKKICLYDWYYYYNLMKNRIDEYEINKYFPQRYVLDNFIRILSEIYNFYYTRINNKELERKWKKDTIIYRIDVKGKKSNNLLDSFLGYIYIIPYIDINFKDYFRISNINSLSNTYVICNGHVVINCNFMRTIPIEEKLFSISEIVSLFHEFGHAYHLLLLSNKYRLYNLNNIPLDYAEFFSHMNEYLTNNYNIIYNLSNERNDNSKINKNIFNSFKFDKLRLSHIYIQSIIDYNIHNINPYTFFKNNNNNNNNIDHDKDLLYNFYDMIKNEFPYNIHSFNYNLHSTSFPYHFSSLYAGSVLSYLLAEVRVRLFFLNQPEFSLQKNKSLYSFQKKFYDFISINFMEQNNYPSIIHHVLKNKNEILQ